The genomic stretch GCGCCGGGCTTCGTCAGGCAGGGCGAGGGCGACACGCTGCGCGTGGGCTGCACCGACCCCAACGGCCTGGCGGTGCGTTTCCAGGTCACGCGCAAGCACGAGGTGCAGGTCGAATGCGCGCTGATGAACACCTGGAACGACAAGCCGCGCCTGAACCAGCGCAGCCCGATCTACGACCACGCCACGCCGATCGAAGTGGGCCATGTGGTGTTCTTCGTCAAGGACGTCAAGGCGACGGAGCGCTTCTATGTCGAGAAGTTCGGCTTCGTGCCGTCGGACCGCTACCCGGACCGCGGCGCGTTCCTGCGCTGCACCGCCGACGGCGGCCACCATGACCTGTTCCTGCTGCAGCTGCCGGAACCGAAGAGCGGCCTGAACCATGTGGCCTTCACCGTGCGCGATATCCACGAGGTCTTCGGCGGCGGCATGCATGTGTCGCGCAAGGGCTGGGACACGCAGCTCGGCCCGGGCCGGCACCCGATTTCGTCGGCCTACTTCTGGTACTTCAAGAACCCGGCCGGCGGCCTGATCGAGTACTACGCCGACGAAGACCAGCTCGACGAGCACTGGGAGCCGCGCGCCTTCGAGCCGGGCCCGACCATGTTCGCCGAATGGGCGATCGAGGGCGGCATCGACGGCAACACCCGCCGGCAGAAGGACGCGGGCGGCCCGGCAGGCAAGTTCCTGACCGAGAAGCGGTAAGCAGCAGCGCAACAGAAGGAAGCAGCAATGAGTGCCCACCAGTCCCTGACCCTGCGGGTCCAGGCCATTCGCTACGAAGCGCGCGGCGTGGTCAGCATCGAACTGCAAGACCCCGAAGGGAAGACCCTGCCCGAGTACAGTCCGGGCGCCCATATCGACCTGCACCTGGGCAACGGCCTGGTGCGCAGCTACTCGCTGTGCGGCGCGCCGGAAGCGCGCACCCGCTACACCGTGGGCGTGCTGCTGGACCGCGGCAGCCGCGGCGGCTCGCGCTACGTGCATGAGCAGCTGCGCGTCGGCGCCACGCTGACCGTGGGCGCGCCGCG from Cupriavidus nantongensis encodes the following:
- a CDS encoding VOC family protein; protein product: MIKVLGIDEIVYGADDFDACRGFFTDWGLAIKRDDAQGLDFETLNGCRVLVRRIDDPSLPPAIEAGPTLREVVWGVESQASLDHLAEAIADAPGFVRQGEGDTLRVGCTDPNGLAVRFQVTRKHEVQVECALMNTWNDKPRLNQRSPIYDHATPIEVGHVVFFVKDVKATERFYVEKFGFVPSDRYPDRGAFLRCTADGGHHDLFLLQLPEPKSGLNHVAFTVRDIHEVFGGGMHVSRKGWDTQLGPGRHPISSAYFWYFKNPAGGLIEYYADEDQLDEHWEPRAFEPGPTMFAEWAIEGGIDGNTRRQKDAGGPAGKFLTEKR